The following nucleotide sequence is from Caldicellulosiruptor saccharolyticus DSM 8903.
AAAATAATAATGAAAGAGCTTCCGCATTTTAAATTTGGAATAGCTTTGACGATTGCTTCTTCTGAGGTTATCTTTGTACTTTATGACTATCTTCTTACACTTATTCTACAAAAGCTAAAGAGTCTTAAAATTCCTTGGAGGGGAAACTAATGACAGACCTTATAATAAAAGATGCGCTTTCGTTTTTGATTTCGTTTGTTTTGGTAACAGTTATAACACCGTATATTCAGAGAAAATCAATTGAAATAGGGTTTGTTGACAGACCAAATCCCCGAAAGATACATTCATATCCAATTCCTGTGACAGGCGGAGTTGCACTATTTGTTGCATTTTTCATCTCACAGTTTTTGATAAGAGGATTTAGCAGAGAATTTTTAGGTTTTTTTATAGCATCAAGCTTGATTTTGGCAATTGGTCTTGTTGATGACTGGTATAAATCTCAAGGTAAAGAATTTAGCGCTCTTCCAAAGTTCTTGGTGCAAATTTTGGCATGTTCAATAGTTTTTTTTATGGGTATTCAGATTGAAGGAATAACAAACCCGTTTACACACAAGTTCATAAACTTTCCTGTGTGGTTTCAATATATAGCAACAGTAATTTGGCTTTTTGGTGTGACAACAGTGATAAACTTTATTGATGGCATAGACGGGCTTGCAGCAGGTATTACAACAATCTCAGGTACAACTTTGTATTTTGTAGCTCTCATGAACCTTAGCATAATCTCAACAGCAAGGGTTTCAACATACATGGCAGCAGCACTTGTAGGTGTTGCTTCAGCGTTTTTGATTTTCAACCGCCACCCAGCCAGAATTTTTATGGGTGATTCAGGTGCCACATTCTTAGGATTTGTCCTTGGAACAATTGCTGTTGAAGGAACATTTAAAGTGGCAACAGTAGTGTCTTTGATTGTACCAATCTTGACATTAGGACTTCCTATATTTGATAATCTTTTTGTCATATTCAAAAGAATTAAGGAAGGGAAACCTATTTATAAAGCTGACAAAAGTCAGGTACACTTTAGACTTCTTGAAGCAGGCTTGAATCAGAAACAAACAGTGCTATTTTTGTACTTGGTTAGCATTTGTTTTTCCCTGACCTCTCTTATCATAATGCTTCTGGCAAGAAGATAACAAACAGTTCTTTTTCTTGTTCTAAACCACCCTCGTTTTAAATATGCTAATATAAAGATTAACATAAGTCTATGAAAAGAGGGTGGTTTTGGAATGAGAAAAAGAATTTTTTTTATGTTAATTTTATGTTTAATATTCTTAACAGCTTGCAGGGCAGATATTTTGTCTTCAACTATTCGAAGTGATGTGTATCAAAATGATCAGAGTGCAGAAACAGAAATTAATTTTGAGGTTGTGGATAGTGATGTTTACACTCCTCAGTATTCAAAAGAGGAAATAGATACTAACAATTCTTTCAAGGTTCTTAGCATATTTTGTGACAAAGACAAAAACCTTGTTTTAGCAAATATTTACACCACAAGGACTTTGTCTGTAATGAGAAAAGGGCTTGAATTTTCTATATTTTCTCCACAGAAACAAAAGAAACTTAGGGATTTTGGACTTTTTTGTATATTTCCTAATGATATTCATATAAACTTTATTGAGATAGAAGGAAACTGTGCTAAAGTTGATTTAAATCAAAAGTTTTTTCAGAAAAAATACAAAAATTTTTATATAAAAGCTATCACATTTTTTATTACCTCAGTGAATGGTATAATAAAGGAAGTTTATTTTTATAAAGACGGCACAATTTACAATAAAACTCCACTTTTGCGTCGACAAAATGACCAGCTAATCTTGTTTGTACCGCAAAAGGTTGAAGATAATATCTTTCTTGTGCCAAAGTGGATTAGTGTTTCACAAAAATATAAAAACACACCTTTGACTTTTGCTTTGGGGCAGCTAATAAAAAGTCTTAGCTATAGATTTTCTAAACTAAATGGGTTAAAATTGAATAATGTAGACCTAAAAGAGAAAACCCTATATCTCGATTTGTCAAGCCAAATCTTGAATTTAAAAGGAAGTAGCGAAGTTGACACTATCTTAGCCTCAATTTGTTTTACAGCAAAAGAAATAGATAACTCCATACGATATATTAAATTATCTGTGAAAGGAAAAGAAGGATATCTTGATCAGTACGACTTAAAGGATAAAATAGATGTAAACCAGTTTGAATTAAATCCTATAAATCTAAAACTGTGAAAGGAAGGTAAGAAAAAAATGAGACAGGACCAAAGATCATATAATGAACTTCGACCAATAAAAATAACACGAAACTTTATAAAATATGCCGAAGGCTCATGTCTGATTGAGATGGGCAACACAAAAGTGATTATCACAGCAACCATTGACGACAAAGTTCCTCCTTTTAAAAAAGGAAGTGGCGAAGGCTGGATTACTGCTGAGTATTCAATGCTTCCAAGAGCAACCCAGCAGAGAAATGTAAGGGATATAAACAAGCTTAGACTCAGCGGCCGAAGCCATGAGATACAGAGACTAATAGGAAGAGCCCTAAGAGCTGGTATAAACTTTAAAGCCTTAGGTGAGCGCGTGATAATCCTTGACTGTGACGTCATTCAGGCAGACGGTGGCACAAGGACAGCGTCCATCACAGGTGGGTTTATTGCAATGTTTGATGCGTGTAAAAAACTTTATGATGATAAAGTGATAGAAAATTTTCCAATTACAGATTTTGTTGCTGCAGTGTCTGTTGGTATTTGCGACGGAGTTGAGATGCTTGACCTTTGTTTTGAAGAGGATTCTAAAGCCTCTGTTGATATGAACCTTGTTATGAACGACAAGGGCGAGTTTATTGAAATTCAGGGCACAGCAGAAGGTGGTGCTTTTACTCAGGAGCAGTTTGAAAAGTTACTTGAACTTGGGAAACAGGGTATTCAAAAGATTATTGAGATACAAAGAGAGGTTTTAGGGGAAGATAGCAAACTAATTGGGAGTGTTCCAAAAGATGAGAAAACTTCTGGTTGCGACCAAGAATAGAGGAAAGGCAAAAGAGATAAAAGAGCTAATTGGGGATTTTTTTGACATTATTTTGACACTGAGCGATTTTGATGAAAATATCAACATAATTGAGGATGGAAAAACTTTTGAAGAAAATGCTTTGAAAAAGTCAAAAACTATATACAGCCTTTACAAATTACCAACTTTAGCAGATGACTCTGGACTTGAGGTGGACGCACTTGACGGAAGGCCTGGTGTGTATTCTGCAAGGTATGCAGGTGATAATGCAACAGATGAAGAAAAGATTAAAAAGCTTTTAGAAGAGCTTAAAAACATACCAGAAGAAAAAAGAGGCGCACAATTTGTTTGTGTGCTTACATTTATTGATGAGAATGGCAGAATGTATCAAACAAGAGGAGTCTGCAGAGGTAAAATTGGCTTTGCACCAAAAGGTCTAAATGGATTTGGATATGACCCAATATTTATTCCAGAAGGCTACAATGCAACATTTGCAGAGCTTGAAAGTGATGAGAAGAATAGAATATCACACAGAGCAAGAGCTTTTGAAAAACTAAAAAAGATTTTGGGTGAGATTTACAATGAAGATACTTGTGATAAGTGATACACATGGAATTACTTATGAAGCAGAAAGAATTGTAAGAAAGTACGAAAAAAATATTGTTTTGTGTGTTCATCTTGGAGACTTGGTTAAAGATGCTGTGTATCTCCAAAATAAATTTCCAAATCTCAAGTTTGAGATAGTGAGAGGGAACAACGACTTTACAAGAGACTTTCCATCAGAGAAGATTATAGAAGTTGGGAATAAAAAGATTTTAATAACACATGGTCATATGTATTCTGTAAAGTCTACATATGACCTTATTGTTAACCATGCAAAATCTTTCAGAGTTGATGCAGTGTTTTTTGGACATACACATCAGCAGGAGGAGTTTTACTCTGACAGCATCTTATTTTTAAACCCAGGCAGCATAGCTTTCTCAAGAGACGGCTCAAGATCATATGCTATTGCAGAGGTAACTTCGTTTGGTGTTGTAGCATATTTAGAAAAGGTGTGAAAAGATGTTAATAGCCAAGGGTGAGCTTGTAAATATAAGAGAACTGAGATGGGGAGATTTAAAATATATTCAAAAATGGTCAAATGATCCAGAGGTTGCGTACTGGGCTCGTGGCGAGAAAAATGCTACTGATACACCTATTGAAGAATTTAGGAGATGGTACCGTTCCCGATCATCCTCAACCATTAAAAGGTTTATAATTGAAACAAAAGACAGAAAACCAATTGGTTCTATCTCGTATCGAGACTATGACCCTATAAATAAAGTAGTTGTACTTGGAATTCATATAGGCGAAAAGGAATATTGGGGGAAAGGTTTTGGCACCGACGCAATAAAAGCATTTGTCAGATACCTTTTTGCAACACTTGATATAAACAGAATAGAACTTGACACATTTGATGATAATATAAGAGCTATTAAGGCGTATCAGAAGTGTGGGTTTAAAATTGAAGGGGTTTTGCGTGAAGCAAAGCTCATTGATGGAAAGTTTCATGATGTTATCATAATGGGTATGACAAGAAAAGATTTTGAGAAGATAGCAAACAAAAATTAAATATGATATAATAAAAACAAACATAAAAAAAGTAAAAACAAATGGGAGGAAAAAATGAAAACAATCAATTGCGTTGGTGCTGATTTTGGGGCGTCAAGCGGAAGAGTGTTTGTTGGAAGTTTCAATGGGGAGAGTTTAGAGCTTTTTGAAGTGCACAGGTTTGAAAATACCCCCGTAAGAATTAACCAGAGTTTATTTTGGGATTTTTTGTACTTGTTTAACAACTTGAAAATTGGGATTTACAAAGCTAAAAAACAATTTGGAGAACTTCACAGTATTGGGATTGACACTTGGGGAGTTGACTATGGACTTGTTGACAAAAGAGGTGACTTACTTTCAAATCCTTATCATTACAGGGATTTGAGGACGAAAAACGCAATTGAAGAGGTATCGAGAATAGTTTCGCTTGACAAAATTTATGAGATAACAGGCATTCAGTTTATGAATTTCAACACAATCTTTCAGCTTTACATAGACTACAAAACACGGCAGGATATAATGAAAAATGTGGATTCGCTTTTGTTTATGCCAGACCTTTTTGCATATTTTTTGACAGGTATTAAAGTAAATGAATACACCATTGCATCAACCTCACAGCTAATAGATGCACAAAAAAGAGGATGGTCAGATGAACTGATAGAAAAACTTGGGTTTGAAAAAAGAATATTTAATGATATAATTTATCCAGGAAATGTTTTAGGCAAATTAACACCTGATGTTCAAGAAGAGCTTGAAATTGGCGCTATTCCTGTTATTGCAGTTGGTAGCCATGATACAGCTTCTGCTGTTGCGGCTTCTCCCTTTTCTGATGGCAAAACCACAGTGTATCTCAGCTGTGGCACATGGTCGCTGATGGGAGTGGAGCTTGAAAGTCCTCTTATTAATCAAAATAGTTTTAACAAAAACTTTACAAACGAGGGCGGAGTGGAAAACAAAATAAGGTTTTTAAAGAACATCACTGGTCTTTGGCTCATCCAACAGATAAGAAGCACATGGAGCAAGAAGTATAAAGAAGTGAGCTTTAATGAAATCAGTGAACTTGCTCAAAAATCGAACTATGAGTACGCAATTGACCCTGACAGTAGTGAATTTTTAGCCCCGATTGACATTCTGGCAGAGATAAGAAAGTGGTGCAAAAATCATTTTGGAAAAGAGCCACAAGACTTAGGGGACATTGCAAAAGCAGCCTACAGTGGGATTGTACAAAAGTATAAAAAGACAATTGAAGAGATTGAAGAGTTAACAGGTTTTAGCATTTCTAAAATCAACATGGTTGGCGGTGGAATTAAGGATAAACATCTTTGTGAGCTTACAGCAAGAGAGACAAAAAGAGAAGTTATTGCAGGGCCTGTTGAGGCAACAGTACTGGGCAACATTATGCTTCAGCTAATAGCACTTGGATATGTTAAGGATTTGCGTGAGGCAAGAGAACTTCTTAAAAAGAGTATTCAGTTTGAAATCTATACGGGGAGGTAAGAAAAAAGGTGCTTGCGATTGAACGAAGACAAAAGATAATGGCAATGCTAAATGAAAACAAGAGTGTGCTTGTTCCAGAGCTTGCAAAGCTTTTTAATGTCACAGAAGAAACTATTAGGCGCGACCTTGAGAAGCTTGAAAAGGAAGGACTTTTAAAAAGAACATATGGTGGGGCAGTCCTTGTTGAAAACTATAATGTTGATATTCCGTTTGAGTTTAGAAATGTGACAAACATTGAAGGCAAAAAACAAATAGCTCTGACTCTAATAAAGTACATTGAAGATGGTGACACGCTTGTCATGGATTCAAGCACATCAGCTCTGCAGGTTGCAAAGCTTCTCAAGACCAAGAAGAAGATAACTGTTATCACAAACTCTGAACAGATAGTAAATGAGTTAAAGGTTTTTGAAGACATCAAGGTAATCTCAACAGGTGGGACGCTGAGAAATAGATCACTTTCACTTGTTGGACCCATTGCAGAGAATACATTAAAATCTCTTAATGCAAACAAAGCAATCATCTCCTGCAAAGGGTTTGACATTGAAAAGGGCTTTACAGAGTCAAACGAGCTTGAAGCACAGGTCAAGAAGATGATGATTGAAATAGCAGACCAAATTTACATGATTGTAGACCACACAAAGATGAACAAAATAGCACTTGTCAACATTGCAACACTTGATGATGTAGACTTTATCTTCACCGACAAGGTACTGCCACCAAGCCAAGAAAATGCAATAAGGGAAAAGAATGTTGAGATTGTATACTGTTAAAAGTAAAGGGGCTGCCCGGGAATTTTGAAGCAGCCCCTTATGTATTATTACTAAAACTTTGCCCTTTATTTTCCGTTGCTATTCAAAAGATGTAGTTTGAACTTATCATGTATAGCTCTTACCGCCTTTTCAGCATCCTTTTCATCAATTAAAACAGAAATCTTGATTTCCGATGTTGAAATCATCTCAATGTTAATTCCAGCATCGTAAAGGGCTTCAAACATCATTGCAGCAACGCCTGGGTTGTTGACCATTCCAGCACCTACAATTGACACCTTTGCAACATTGTCTGCGTATGTTATATCCTTTGCTCCAATTACATGCAGGTTCTTTGTCAATACATCTAATGTCTGCTTGAGATTGCTTTTTGACACAGTAAATGATATATCTTTTGTTTTTTCTCTTCCAATTGATTGCAAGATTATATCAACATTTATATTCTCTTTCGCAAGTAAAGAGAATATCTGGAATGCCTTTCCTGGAACATTTTCAACTCCAATCACAGCAACCCTTGCTATGTCTTTGTCACAAGCAACACCTGACACAAGCAGTTTTTCCACAGAACTTACCTCCTTTACAACTGTTCCTTCATTGTCATTAAAAGATGACCTGACAACTATAGGAATGTTATATTTTTTTGCAAGCTCAACAGACCTATTATGAAGAACCTTTGCACCCAGCGTTGCAAGCTCTAACATCTCATCATATGAAATCTCTTTTAGCTTTGAGGCATTTGGAACAATTCTTGGGTCTGCTGTGTACACACCATCAACATCTGTGTAAATCTCGCACTTATCAGCTTTCAAAGCTGCAGCTAAAGCCACTGCTGTTGTGTCAGACCCACCACGGCCCAAAGTTGTGATGTCGTCATATTTATTTATTCCCTGAAAGCCTGCAACAACAACTATGTTTCTCTTGTCAAGCTCTCTTTGAAGCCTTTCTGTGTCAATTTCTTTAATCCTTGCGTTTGAATAGTTGCTATCTGTCTTTATTCCTGCCTGCCAGCCAGTAAGTGATATTACAGGATACCCGAGCTTTTCAATTGCCATTGCCATCAGAGCAATTGATATCTGCTCGCCTGTTGAAAGCAGCATATCCATCTCTCTTTTAGACGGGTTTTCGTTTATCTCTTTTGCTTTTTCAATAAGCTCATCAGTTGTATCACCTTGAGCAGAGACAACCACAACTACCTTGTTTCCCTTTTCATACTCGGCTACAGCTCGTCTTGCTGCACGAAATATTCGCTCTTTGTCTGCGACAGACGTTCCACCATATTTTTGAACAACTATTCCCAATTTTTGTCCCCTCCCTTTTTTAAAACTAAAACGTGTAAAGCTTTTTATTATTTTTGTTTGATAATATTATATTACACTTTTTTGATAATTGCTTTATCTTTTAAAGCTACTGCTACTTTGCACAGAAAAGACTGTAGCACCACTGTTGTCAGCTTCTAAAATCATCAAATCCCACTTAGATTTCAATTCCAATGAACTAAGCGCAAGCTTAACATTTTGTTCAAAACTGTCGTAATTTTCATCAATCAATGCTATTATAGAAGGACCAGCCCCCGACAAGAATGCTCCTTTTGCGCCAAACTCCAAAGATAGGTTTACAATCTTATCAAAATCAGGAATGAGATTTTTTCTATATGGTTGATGTAGCCTGTCTTGTGTTGCAGCAGGCAAAAGATCATAGTTTCCGGTTGTGATTGCGCTTGCAAAAAGAGCTGCCCTTCCAACATTGAAGACTGCGTCTTTGAACTCAATATACTTTGGCAGAATATTTCTTGCATACTCAGTAGACAGCTGAAAGTCAGGAATGAAAACTGCAAACTTGAGCCTGTTTGGTACAACAAACTTGATGTAGTTTACTTTATTTTCTTCCAGTACTGCAAAGACAAGCCCGCCAATCATTGCAGGTGTTGAGTTATCAGGGTGCCCTTCCATTTTTGCTGCCAAGAAAATCATCTCTTCTTCAGAAAGTTTTCCGCCACATAATAGGTTTGCAGCATATATACCGCCTGAGATACATGCAGCAGACGATCCCAAACCGCGTGTCAGTGGAATTTCATTTATAAGATTTATCCTCAAACCTTTTGGGTACCATCCAACCTCGTTAAATACAACCTTCATGGCTTTGAAAACAAGATTATTCTCATCCTTTGCAATCGAAGGGTCGTCTGGGCTTGAAGTTATCTCTAAACCTTTTTCGATTTCTTCCACCTCAATGATGTTATAAAGTTTTAATGCAACTCCCATACAGTCAAATCCGGCACCAAGGTTTGCCGATGATGCCGGGACCTTTACAGAAATCATTTTGCAACTTACCTCCAAGCGTATGAATTTGTCAATGTTTCATATATTTTCATCGTATCTTATAATTGATAAAACCTTTTCTATAGCAGGAAGTTTTTCAAGCTGGGATATCTTTTCTTTGAATTCTCTTTCTTTCATCTCATGAGTCACAAATGCAAATTCGTTTTCACCAATTGGTTTGTGTGTATTTACTATCATGCAATCATTAAAAATTATTGAAACTGCATCTTTTGCTTTTGAGAGGTCTTTATACTTTACTCTTACAAAAAATCTGCAGGTTGTTTCATCTATATTCAAAACCTTTATATCGCCGGAGATTCCCCAAGTGTAGACATATGACTTGTCAATATGCTTGACAATATCAATTATATCTCCCACAACCGCGCTTGCAGTTGGAAGCTTTCCAGCGCCTTGGCCATAAAACATCACATCGCCTATTGCATCACCTTTTACTAAGATTGCGTTGAATACATCATCTACATTTGCAAAAGGACTTTTCTGGAGTATCATAAGTGGACTTACTCTTGCAAAAACAGTTGTACTATCTAACTTTTTACTCATGGCAATGAGTTTTATTGTACACCCGAGTTCCTCTGCATATTCCATGTCTTCTTTTGTAACTTTTGAAATACCCTCTGTATAAATATTCACATAATTTACATAGTGAGAGTATGCAATTGAAGATAAGATTGCAATCTTTCTGCATGCGTCATGCCCATCAACATCGTTGCTCGGGTTTCTCTCTGCATATCCTTTTTCTTGGGCCTGTTTTAGCGCTTCTTCAAATGACAGGGAGTATTTACTCATCTGTGTCAAGATATAGTTTGTGGTGCCATTTAAAATTCCTGCAATCTCTGTTATTTGATTTCCTGCCAAACAGTTCTGAAGAGGTCTTATAATAGGTATTCCACCGCCAACACCTGCTTCAAAGAAATAATTGATATTCTTCTCCTTTGCAATTCTCAAAAGCTCTGGTCCATGCTTTGCAACAAGTTCTTTGTTTGATGTAACAACATGCTTCCCTTTTTCTAAAAGCTTTTTTGTATAAGTATACGCAGGCTCAAGTCCACCAATTGTTTCTACAACAATAGAAACCTCATCGTCATTTAAAATTTTGTCGAAGTCTTTTATAATCAAATTCTTTGCCGGGTGGTCTGGAAAATCACGGATATCCAAAATGTATTTAATCCCTATCTCATCTCCAGCTCTTTTGGCAATTGATGCTGCGTTTTTTGTCAAAACTTCCCATACTCCTGAGCCAACAACTCCAAATCCCATTATTGCAATCTTTACCACTTCAAGTTTCCCTCCTTTTTGAAAACTTTAATATTCTTCTCTTCCTAAAATTTCAATTTTCTTCACTCCGTCAACTCTTTCTATTTCTTGAATCAACTCTTTTACAGACTTTGTCATATCAGATGTCCTTATAGATATTGTGACAGTTGCAATTCCACCCAAGGGAATGTTTTAGTTGATTGTAAGTATATTTGCGTTTGTGTCAGAGATAATATTTAGTATTTTAGAAAGAATTCCAGGTACGTCTTGCAAAACAAGTGCAAGTGTGATTATCTTCCCTCTTGAGCTTTCAAAAAAAGGAAATATACAATCTTTGTATTTATAAAATGCACTTCTTGAGATTCCTACCAATCTAACAGCTTCGTTTACTGCCTTAACTTCCCCCTTTTCCAAAAGTTCCTTTGCCTTGATGACTTTTAAAAAAACTTCGGGCAAAACACTTTCCTCAACTATATAGTACGTAGCGTCTTTTTTCAGCATTTTTCTGTTCACCCAATATAAACAAATGTCTTTATGGAATGGATTTTAGCATACTCGGAGGCAAAATTCAAGTATAAAAAAAGATATTTTATTTCATATTAAATGGTTAGAGAGGGGATTTTATATGATGATAAGCCTTTCGGATATTATTACAAAGTATAGTATTTTAATGTTTTTCTTAAGTGGTATTTTAATATTCTTGCTTGACATAAGAGAGCTTAAATCAAAGAATTTAAAGAGAGAAGCTAATTTGGCAAAAATCACAGGAAGTGTTTTAATCGTACTTGGTATCATCTTTTATATAGTAAAAATTTTCCTTTAAAAGTGGTGATTTTGGATATGGAATTTTTTGAGATTATAAGAAGAAAAAGACAAAGAGAAAAAGAAAAGCAACACACGCAAGAAGTTGAATTTGTTAAGGCAAAGGATGAGATTTCAAGAACAATTGATGACAATCTCAAATATATAAAAGAACTTCTTGTTGACAACGACGATATTGTGTACAGGGAGTTTTATTGTATGAATGTAAAATGCGCAACAGTGTTTGTGGACGGTCTTGTTTCAAGAGAGATTATAGACAGAGATGTTATAAAGCATCTTATGATTGAGACAAGCCTGATGGATGAAGATATAAGTCAAATCAATGCCTATGAAAAGATTTTAAACCATATCCTTGCAACCGCTGACATAAAAGAAGTTACAAGTTTTAAAAGCGCTATCTTAGACCTTCTTTGTGGTGAGACGCTTCTTTTTGTGGACGGTAGCAATAAGATTATTAGAGTTTCAACTCGAAACTTTCCAAACAGAGGCATTCAACAGCCAATTACTGAAAATGCTGTAAGAGGCCCAAGAGATAGCTTTAATGAAGTGGTAAGGTTTTCAACAGCTGTTATTAGGCGAAGAGTAAGAGATACCCGCCTTAGACTGAAAAATATGAAGCTTGGGAGGCGTTCTCAAACTGATATATACCTTGTGTATATAGACGATATTGTAGACAAAAATATTTTAAATGAGTTAAAGCAGAGATTATCTAAGATAGACATTGATGCAATAATTGACGGTGGAATGATAGAACAGCTAATTGAAGATGATGTATTTTGCTTTTTTCCCACAATACAGCACACAGAAAGGGTTGACACAGCAGTTGCTGCAATCTATGAAGGTCGAATTGTGATTTTGTGCGACAATACAAACACTGCTCTCATTGTTCCTGCAACTATTATGACTTCTATTCAGCATGCAGAGGATTATTACGAAAGATGGCATATAGCAACAGTTATACGCATCCTGAGAGTTATTGCTGCCATTACCGCTATGACACTCCAAGGCTTTTATATATCCATCTCATCCTTTACGCCGAGCATGATTCCACCTGACTTAGGGCTCTTTATTGCTGCAACAAGAGAAGGTGTACCAATTCCTGTTTTTATTGAAGCACTATTTTTGGAGTTCATGTTAGAGCTTCTAAGAGAGGCGGGCTTGCGACTTCCTGGACCAATTGGGCAAACAATTGGGATTGTAGGAGGATTGATTATAGGACAGGCTGCTGTACAAGCGGGGATTATTTCGCCTATTATGGTTATCCTTGTTGCAACAACTGCTATTGCGTCTTTTGCTGTACCTGCTTATAATCTTTCAATTTCTTTGAGACTTTTGAAATTTGTATATATACTTGTTTGTGCAGCATTGGGACTTTATGGATTTATACTTCTCAGCCTTATTATATTGGGTAATCTCGTAAAACTCAAAAGCTTTGGAGTGCCAATACTATCGCCATTTGTCTCATTTGAAATTATGGACTACAAGGATGCAATTGTAAGACTTCCAACGAGATATCTTTGGGCAAGGCCCATATTTGCAAGTACACAACAAAAGATAAGAATGATGTATGAGAAAAGTCAACCACCAAGTGCGGCAGGTGAAAATAGATGATAGTAAACGACAATGACAAAATATCCAGTTTTCAGTGTTTTGTCCTTTTTGTATCTGCTATGATTGGAATAGGTATTATGTTTATGCCATCAGGAGTTGCAAAATATGCCGACCAAAACGGCTGGATTGTAGTGCTTCTTGGTGGTATAATCTCCTTTTTGGTCTTTATGCTTCTATTTAAGATTGCAATGTCAAATCCTGATGTTACTTTTATAGAACTTTTAGATTCTGCATTTGGAAAAGTACTTGGCATAGTTTTTTCTTTTATTTACGTTATTTATTTTGTAGTTTTTTCTTCATTTGAAACAAGGCTAATTGCAGAGACAGCAAAAGAGTTCTTGTTTAACCTCACACCTACCGAAGTTTTAATAATCACATTTCTTTTGACATGTGGATATATTTCAAGATATGGTGTTGAGGTCATAGCAAGAATGTGCGAGATTCTCATGCCAGGAATTATTGTAATCATAATTGTGCTCTCCTTTTTTGTATATCAAAGACTTGATTTTTCAAATCTCTTGCCAATTTTGAATATCCCTATCAAAAAGTTAATTCAAGGTATAGGGAGTACAATATTCAGTTTTTTAGGGTTTGAAGTTTTTTTATTTTTCTTACCATATATAAGAAGAAAAGATAAGTTAATCAAAAGTGCTTTTTTTGGATTTTCAGTAACAATTTTGGTTTATGAAGTAATAATAATATTTTGCACTGCTGATTTTGGTTCAAAAGAGATGCAAACTATGGTTTGGCCCACTTTGAATCTTTTTAGAGATGTGACAGTTTTAGAGATTGTAATAGAAAGACCTGAAAGTATAGTTGTTGCTCTGTGGATGATAACAACATATACAACCGAGATTATATTTTTAATGGTAGCAAGCTTGATATTAGCAAGGATATTCAATACAAAAGAACATAACTTTTTCGTGTTTGCTCAGCTTCCGTTTATATATATCCTTTCTTTGATTCCACAGAATGTTTTAGAAACTCAAAAGTATATGGACTTTTTCAGCTACTTTTTTGCAACCTTTGCTGTTTTGA
It contains:
- a CDS encoding GNAT family N-acetyltransferase encodes the protein MLIAKGELVNIRELRWGDLKYIQKWSNDPEVAYWARGEKNATDTPIEEFRRWYRSRSSSTIKRFIIETKDRKPIGSISYRDYDPINKVVVLGIHIGEKEYWGKGFGTDAIKAFVRYLFATLDINRIELDTFDDNIRAIKAYQKCGFKIEGVLREAKLIDGKFHDVIIMGMTRKDFEKIANKN
- the rph gene encoding ribonuclease PH codes for the protein MRQDQRSYNELRPIKITRNFIKYAEGSCLIEMGNTKVIITATIDDKVPPFKKGSGEGWITAEYSMLPRATQQRNVRDINKLRLSGRSHEIQRLIGRALRAGINFKALGERVIILDCDVIQADGGTRTASITGGFIAMFDACKKLYDDKVIENFPITDFVAAVSVGICDGVEMLDLCFEEDSKASVDMNLVMNDKGEFIEIQGTAEGGAFTQEQFEKLLELGKQGIQKIIEIQREVLGEDSKLIGSVPKDEKTSGCDQE
- a CDS encoding XTP/dITP diphosphatase, which encodes MRKLLVATKNRGKAKEIKELIGDFFDIILTLSDFDENINIIEDGKTFEENALKKSKTIYSLYKLPTLADDSGLEVDALDGRPGVYSARYAGDNATDEEKIKKLLEELKNIPEEKRGAQFVCVLTFIDENGRMYQTRGVCRGKIGFAPKGLNGFGYDPIFIPEGYNATFAELESDEKNRISHRARAFEKLKKILGEIYNEDTCDK
- a CDS encoding MraY family glycosyltransferase, coding for MTDLIIKDALSFLISFVLVTVITPYIQRKSIEIGFVDRPNPRKIHSYPIPVTGGVALFVAFFISQFLIRGFSREFLGFFIASSLILAIGLVDDWYKSQGKEFSALPKFLVQILACSIVFFMGIQIEGITNPFTHKFINFPVWFQYIATVIWLFGVTTVINFIDGIDGLAAGITTISGTTLYFVALMNLSIISTARVSTYMAAALVGVASAFLIFNRHPARIFMGDSGATFLGFVLGTIAVEGTFKVATVVSLIVPILTLGLPIFDNLFVIFKRIKEGKPIYKADKSQVHFRLLEAGLNQKQTVLFLYLVSICFSLTSLIIMLLARR
- a CDS encoding metallophosphoesterase translates to MKILVISDTHGITYEAERIVRKYEKNIVLCVHLGDLVKDAVYLQNKFPNLKFEIVRGNNDFTRDFPSEKIIEVGNKKILITHGHMYSVKSTYDLIVNHAKSFRVDAVFFGHTHQQEEFYSDSILFLNPGSIAFSRDGSRSYAIAEVTSFGVVAYLEKV
- a CDS encoding GerMN domain-containing protein yields the protein MRKRIFFMLILCLIFLTACRADILSSTIRSDVYQNDQSAETEINFEVVDSDVYTPQYSKEEIDTNNSFKVLSIFCDKDKNLVLANIYTTRTLSVMRKGLEFSIFSPQKQKKLRDFGLFCIFPNDIHINFIEIEGNCAKVDLNQKFFQKKYKNFYIKAITFFITSVNGIIKEVYFYKDGTIYNKTPLLRRQNDQLILFVPQKVEDNIFLVPKWISVSQKYKNTPLTFALGQLIKSLSYRFSKLNGLKLNNVDLKEKTLYLDLSSQILNLKGSSEVDTILASICFTAKEIDNSIRYIKLSVKGKEGYLDQYDLKDKIDVNQFELNPINLKL